gtacacgctttccaaacgtttttttttctttgcgtgtactcatttcaattattatactatattgatgttaaaatttttcttctgaaAACCAGATTTTCTTGTTTCACGTGAATGCGACAAGTGAAAACTATTTGAGGAGAAATTGGAACATAGGCGAGTAAACCAATAGCATGTTTTGACAGCTATCATGTCACTAAATTTTGGATatagataaataaaacaaatatattgatTGTTGGCCAATTTATtaagaagtattttttttttaatttacaattttcaaGAACTTTCGTTCGTTTCCAATATCCTTTTACTACAATTCAtgatattattgaaaatttataataatattaatgattacattgttttgtatttttttgttttgtttttattattataattagtaacatttattaattttttgtgtttaattTGTTCATATTCTAATTGTTTTAAgttaccaataaaaaaaaataaaaacaaatgtaaTAAGGCAAATAATTGATATCTAGATAATTGTTATTAAGCAAATTAtaggaaaattaataaatttattaataatatgaTGTCTATTAAAaaagacatacatacatacatgcagtattcaattattttcttatttgttttttgatagattttcctTAAGATTATATTGATATATGGCAtagttatttaataataatttaattatttattaatcaatttcatttttctgCGTACACGTACTATTTTAATCATTTTGAATGTTATAGTTTTTATAAGTTTCTCTATGTATGTTTGTTGGACAGAAGAAGACATTATATTTGTCACGTGGTTGTGCTCATGATGAAATATAACAAGGTCGAGTTACCGTAACAGAAACAATTTGTTTGTTCTCCAAATGTCAGTATTTTGAATATCCGGTTTGActgaaagttttcaaaatttataaagttgacatttattaaaaaaatatgcagATTTTTTAACCATATCTATTGTATAGCATGAATACAATAagtttggttaaattttcttaatgttACAATAATAATATGTCTCAACATTTGTAGAACATTCTTATCAACAAATTGTAGAGAGCTGTTTCAGCGATGTCACCTTATTTTACATCATGGTTGTCTTGTTGGGTTTCATTAAGAATTGTGAtttgattttattaataattctaattatcattttaataataataagcaTTTTACgagtaattatttatttatatttaaatatctgtACGGAGTATAGAATACGAATAGTAAGTAAATATTTGCTAAAAGAATAATTTGCATttgttgtatgtttttttttttttttaaacaattttcttcgtttatttgTTGGTTTGATTCTTAAACACTTCATTTGCATTTTgcttcttgtttttattttctgtgtTGTTCTTGTGTACTTTTCTTATATATAACGACTGATTATTTGGATAGGCATTTCATAGTTGTTACTTGTGATTGTTTGATTTTGGTATTTGTTGTtactttttcaaatattaacTATATTATGCACagtattaaaacaaaatctatgtacgtaTGTATGACAGAAATTGAAATATTAGATAATAGATTCTAAGTGAATTAGCGTATTTGTCAACTATATAGTGTTTACTATAAAAATGGGACTTTTTCAAtgccaaaaaataaatatatttaaacaatATCAATAAATGTTATGGTGTCGATtatgtggtatcgcaataagAGCCATATATCGACATTTTTAAATCGTAATCCAAATTGTTCGTAGTCGATTTTGAGTTTTGATTGATCGAGAACTTTCGAATATTGAATTGCAATCAAAGAATAATATTtgatcatttttatttatatatttttcgaacTCGGATAGGATGGTTGGATATAGTAAACCAAAAGTTTGCATATGGATTTGTAACACTATGATAAAAGGTTATATTTAGTGTGTTCAAATAACCGGTTTTCGGTTTATCAGAAATtcctaattttttgaaaactggTTTTCTTATTAGCCGGTTAAAACCgtataatttaaaaatctatgGGAATGagtttgaaacatttttattattgtaaaaacaaaaattaataattcagTGTAATAATATGAACATTTAACAAGtaatgaaagtctaaagtcgggcggggccgactatattataccctgcaccactttgtagatctaaattttcgataccatatcacatccgtcaaatgtgttgggggctatatataaaggtttgtcccaaataaatacatttatcattcgatctggacagaatttgatagacgtatacaaaatctatagactcaaaatttaagtctgctaatgcactagggtggaacacaatgttagtaaaaaatatgggaaacatttaaatctgaagcaattttaaggaaacttcgcaaaagtttatttataatttatcgctcgatatatatgtattagaagtttaggaaaattagagtcatttttacaacttttcgactcagcagtgacgattttacaaggaaaatgttggtattttgaccatttttgtcgaaatcagaaaaacatatatatgggagctatatctaaatctgaacccatttcaaccaaattgggtacgcatagctacaatgctaattctactctctgtgcaaaatttcaactaaatcggagtaaaaaattggcctctgtggtcatatgagtgtaaatcgggcgaaagctatatatgtgagctatatataaatctgaaccgatttcaatcaaattttgcacacatagctacaatgctaaatctactccctgtgcaaaatttcaaacaaattgggccaaaactctggcttctagggccatattagtccatatcgggcgaaagatatatatgggagctatatctaaatctgaatcgatttcaaccaactttggcacgcatagctacaatgctaaatctactccctgtgcaaaatttcaaccaaattgggccaaaactctggcttttaggaccatattagtccatatcgggcgaaagatatatatgggtgctatatctaaatctgaaccgatttcaatcaaattttgcacacttgactatactactaattgtactcctagtgcaacattttaaccaatttcggccaaaaatctggcttctggggccatataagtccacatcgggcaaaaatatatatgggagctatatctaaatctgaaccgatttcaatcaaattttgcacaattgactatacgactaagtgttatatttgtacaaaatttcaagcaaatcggtataaaactctggctgctgggtctatattttagttcatatcgggcgaaagatatatatgggagatatatctaaatctgaaccgatttcttccaaaatcaatagggttctattctgacccaagttaggaacatgtgccaaatttgaaggcgattggacttaaattgcgacctagactttgatcacaaaaatgtgttcacagacagacggacggacggaccgacggacatggttatatcgactcagggacccaccctgagcattattgccaaagacaccatgtgtctatctcgtctccttctgggtgttacaaacatatgcactaacttataatacgctgttccacagtgtggcgcagggtataaaaattaactaaagagTAATTCCCTTTGTTTACATACTGCAtgtattttcaaattaaaatagaCAACCGGATAATATTAAGAATAATTACAATTCGCCCAATTCTGAATATTTCCTGGGAATTCATTTTCCCCCGGAATAAAATTCTCCTATTCTAAACAGTATGGTGGGGAAGGGAATAACAAGGGACAAATAATTTAGAGTATTCGAAGTCAgcggttttattttaatacaaattatGAGTTAAACgcgaaaaacgtaaaaaaaagtttgttgcACTGTTTCTGATAGTAACTGAGGAACGTAACAATGTCCAAAGAATAGAAAGAAGAAAGCTTCGCCATGTCATTAACTCACTTGAGTTGCCTGAATCTTTGTAATTACATACTTGTACATGAAGAGGTTGTTACTTAGTTACTAGGATGCTTTGCTTTTAAAGATTTcacaaataaagggtggttaaattgtaagggccgatgttgaatgtgaaccacacctaaacgccaagttttttttccagaattttatttgacatttctctatttcagacttactcaatttgaaccatgaagagatacacaatccaacaacgtgttaaatggttccaagaaatggcaccagtggatgatcaattttcgaagaaaatcatcttcagtgatgaggcacattttcacctcagtggattcgtcaataaacagaattgccgtatttgggcgaatgagaatccaagagtaattgtcgaaaaaccaatgcacccacaaagagtgactgtttggtgcggtttatgggctagcGGCATcaacgggccgtattttttccaaaatgaggccggtcaggcagttactgtgaatggtgttcgctatcgaacgaactttttatggcccgaattggaagatatggatgtggacgatatgtggtttcagcaggacggtgccacttgccacacgcagagaaggaacatgTTTGCCCTgatcatatttgaagagcaaaatagtatggttggacacatttttgcggggagcatttaacatttttattgcaaTCATGTTTTCTCAGTGAacatagtaaaaataaaaataaaattgtcgtcacCCAAAATGTTATGATTTCAAAAAACAGAGTTTTTTTACCTTTTAAAAAAACATGGTCACCATCTAAAATGGtataatttcaacgaaaatagttttttctgatttataaAACCATGGTCACAGTCTAAAATGTTATGCTCttgaacacaaaaatattttcttgagtAATAGAACATGGtcatcatctaaaatgttatgattttgaaaaaaatgttttattttttccaaattaatataacaTGGTCACAGCTTAAAATGTTATGAGTTGGCAGAAAAGTGTTTTCCCATATTAAAAATGATTACGATATGGTGGAAAATagtgttttattaaataaaagaatATTGCCATTGACATTAATAATTGCttgtaaattgtattttaaattattgttttatttacatattGTATTGTCTTATTGTATTTATGGCTTAAGTATTTATGtacataacattttcttttgttatagTTATGTAGCTCTTAAGTGTTGATTCTAAATCTTTAATactaatagaataaaatatttcttcaacATCAATACGAAACGCATGGTAATGACTATCGAATCCATGATTTAGTAATCTCTGAACACACAATGAAAACATATCATCAACTGAGCAAATACAGTGAATTAAGCCAAATAAAGGTATATTATCTTCATATTCTCCAATATGTACTACCATTCCTGGTTTAAAAAACATGTGTTTATATTGTAACTGAGAAACAGTGGTTAATGCAAATTCCGAATAGATTCCAAATTTTTCCAGTTCATTACATTTTACTTCCCTTGTTTTtccaatttctatttttttatctaAAACGTCGGCATAATTCACAAAAAGGTCAAACAGTTTGATTTGGTATTTggtgaaaattgtttttaaaatattaacctTATTATTAGAGCTAttgcatatattttttaacgtTTTGTGTACCGACTCAAATCTCATTGACGAAATGTGTTTTAATGGACCAACTTTTCTCATGATTGTCGCATAATGGAAAAGGTTATGAAATTTCGGTTTTAAGGTTGTTTGAGTAAGTTTCATATATAAGGAATTATGCTCACACACCAATTGATGAAAATGTTCTGGAATACCTTTTTGAATAGATTCACTTTCACaagcaataacaacaatttgTCTCAAAAGTAAATATAAGTCCCATTCATCACATTCTAAAATCAGATCTCCCAgcattaaattaaaacttttcaaaaacacTAGAGTCTCTGAAGCAGataatttaagtttattttttttatggaagtcACTATTTAAAATCGGAGGTTTATTTCTACTGTTAATGGGACCGAAATCAAATGTTAACATTCTATAATTTAATtgctgcagagaaaaaaatttatggtaCTCaataaatcttttcaaaataaaaattaaaacgtaATGGCAAACACCTTCGAGTAAATCATGCATAACATCCACACAATGATTTTGAGTTACATGGAAATTATTTAAATCATTCCAAACAGAATTCTCCTTTATACCCGAGCTTTTAAAATCCTTGTCTTGTAAATCTTGCTCATAATTTTCTGGGTTTCTTAGCAtataaacattttcatttgaaGCTAATTTAATATCATCCCTGTGCTCTTTGCATAAACGACAATAATAATTGCTGGAAAAACTTTCTGAAAACCCGAGAATAGCATTAAGCCCAAGATTGTCCCCTAAAACTATCGCaggaataatttttacatttgttATATTCTCTCCGTTGAACGTAATTGGGGTCTTTATTTCAATtccattagcttgtaacttgttAAGttctgtaataaaattttggaatacggcagtatttccaaatttttttctatcttcTGCAAATAACAACATTGATACAAATATATGAGAAAGCTTCGACTGCAAGTATTCTGGTATCCCAGGAAGTTTTATGTATACTCCAGCGAGTTTCTGCATACCCGCATGGGAACCTAGAGCATTGTCTGGTTCAAATTCATCGAAATATATAAATAGGGGCATTAATAGGGTACCCGGCTCCGAGCATTTTTCTTCCTTTTCTCTCCAAGCAGGGCTTTGCATATAGTTACAAACTATTTCCGAATTATTATAGGCAAGTGTGTTTAAATATGCAATTGATTCTGCTAGGAATTgtgttttttgaaataaaatcgaaaacaTTTCATGAAGTGGCAATATTGCAAtggaatattcaatattttttaaaactgtttGTCCAGCAAACATTATACATTCTTGCAATTCTTTATGTAATGTAATAAATTGAACTTCAACAAAGTATTTACTTTTCTTAAATTCATTAATAAGTTTATATTCCGAATCTATAACACTGTTGTCACATAATGTAtttataaaagttaaaatttcggaACAGACGTTAGCATCGACTAACATGCTTTTCAGCACCAACAAATAATTCCTGAAAGCATTCGCTACATTTCTAATGATTTCGAGGGTTTTGTTGCGAGGAATGGAATCATTACAGTAGGATTTGACAATCTGtctaattaaatcaaattttaagtttaaatatGATGGAGACAAATCATTATTAACTAAGGGCTCATCTATATCGTTTGTATGGAAACTATTCGGCGTAAAATCGTTCTCAGTTAACTCATATGACAAATCGACAGATTCATTGATTTCTTTCACATTTTCTgataatttgaaatgtttttttaaatgatatttgTACGAGTCTAACCGATTATATTTTCGGTCACAAGTGTAATATGGGCATGTCAGTGATGATATGTTTCGATGTTTCTTCTTAATGTGACTTATAAAGcttaaaatatattgaaaagtGTCGTTACAAAAAACACATTTAATTTCTtccattttaactacacagaaaaagatGTCACGAATATTGTTTAATTAAACTCTTCATGGAATTGGAAAATTTAACTATTATTGtttccaaaattaattaataaggtTGATATTTGCATATCCCTGATTGAagcgatttctaccaaaatttaattcgataatttaatttaatgattaaaggcaaattaatttttttctgtgtaatcaaTACATTCAATTATTTTCCAAGTTGGTGTTTGAAACTatattctaaattgtatatTCAAAATATCTTAAACTAAAATTACGATACATTCGTAActgtttaatatatattaatacTAATATGCCATTAATACTTAAACATTCTTATGACTTCAGTTCATTAATGAGTGTACTCACGGATGGTAATGTTAAATCCCAAATTGTGTCGActtcaaaaataagtttttggaaaaatgtccaCACGTGGGTACATTCTGTAGgatattttatattcatagcCATGAAACTCTGGAAACACACTTCAAATGCTTTCAAAGGGTCCTTAAATTTCAATCTTATTCCAGCCAAATCAACGTAGCAGAGGGATATTGCGTTTGTAGTATCTCCAACGAAGTGTATTAACGGTTGGGTTTCCAATTTCCTACGTTTATGGTTATTTCTGGTTTCGTCATCTGCTTGCAATATATTCTgttaacaaaaaacgaaaattagaGCCACTGAATAATTATGTATCAAATAACATTGATTATATAACAGAGATTCATACATATAACATACTTCACTATAGATGATAAACGATTCTTGAACTTCTAATTTGGAGTTATGTCGTGCTGTTGGCAAAAGATAAGGTACAACCATGAGGGCAAGGGCGTATTTTGTTTCTGCAGTGACATAAAAAtgggtgaaaaactttttaatagataatttttgtcattaatttatattaaccTACCTTCGTCTAATGTTTTGTTTAtgatagttaaaattttttgaatgctGTGCTCCCTTACTTTTGTTGCTTTGGAAATTATTTTGGGGTAGTAAATCCTCCAATCATTAACTCCCTTTGACTGCGGATATAATCTTTTGAAGTCTATTTCAATCTGTAATTGTAATACGTGAGAACTCTTTGAAATATCattttcaccattttttgctttctttcaaatttaaaaaaattgtttgatagCAATATAAAGCCGAACTTTGTCTCTTAACATATGGAAAATCTTCTTATCTGTAGAAATGTAATGAATGATCTCTTACCAAATCATAGCTCCTTTCGTTGCAAAGAACTTTGTATTTCTCCATATAATCATATGTGGACATATTCGTGTTTTTCAATTCGTTTTGTCGTACTAAATGTGACTTTTTCCATATTTCCAAAACTTTTGCCCATTGTGAATTTTGTATTTGGAGAATACGAAGATCATCGACATCAATTCCATCACTTTTAGTAGAGGTAACAggttcttaaaataaaaaaaatcatttttaaaaattccaatcagtcaatatattatacaaatgtatttataacaacaattttctaaatatatccCTGTTCATGGGCGACTATCGATTTGTTAAGAACACAGCAATATCTATGTTATTGATAAATATGTATATCCTTGATTATTGGGTTTATTTTCTTACTATAACTATATTATATCATAAAacttgattttggaaaatatcaacTGCTTTTCATTTTCAGGAtactttttaaatatattttttctctgaAGCTTACAAAAAAGCTAAACGATTCCTGTTTTTCTGAGCAGTtaatatttacaaaacaaacattCGTAAGCAAGGTAAAACTCATAAATTTAAACACTTACTTTCTTTGGGAGTCCTTGTGTGAATGCGCCTCTTAATAATGCCGGCAGCACTTAACTTTGTCCTCATATTGTTGTAAGCATCGTATAATTTGCCCTTTGCTAGGTGGCCTTTTTGAAATGGAACGTAATAGCTTTCTTTTATTTCAGAGGGAAATATTTCAACAATGAATTGGGATAATTGTAAAAAATCCTCTCTATGTAatctgaaacaaaaatttctgtttaactatatatatataaatgtttttaggAAATCTTACAGCCGGCTGGAATTATTATGCAGGATATAACCTACAATTGTTTTTGCAATTTGAGTCCTTTCCTTATTTTCCAACACTTTCAATTGCATTAAAAGCTGAATATTCCTAATCTTCTTAATTTccttttttaagaaagtaaagcaaattaattataaataaaaacccaattagttaaaatatttacaagtaGATAGATTCGTATAGGCTCGACACAACATTCTCAAAATCCACAGTTTTCGAGatttgaaatcaatttttgtaaagcaaacgacagttgaaatctagttaaagtggattttgggttTGTAATGTGAATGCTGTATTGAATGTTCAAATTTGCACTCCATGATTAATTAAGATTCTACTTTCTCTACTCAATTAGAATATATTACTAAATCGAAGTAAATACTAAGTTAAGCGTCAATATAAAAGAATTCAACAATTACTTGAACAGTCGGCAGCAATGGGACATTTTCGACTCCTGCAAAAAATGTGTTGCTTTctgtaaaatttgaaaactctGCTCCACCTATAGACACAGAACGAATTGCGTCACTATGCGACGAACATAATGGGTGTTGGTTTTGATGACATCCACTTGATGGTGAGCATGAACTTAAGTAAATTTCTTCATTGGATACCACATCAAGTTCACAATCGTCTAATACTAAAGGCTCACTAGCAacatctattaaaaaatttggagcttTCATAAGCATAATTACTTAAATCTTCCTCTTGTTTCACATTTGGgggaaaaattaattatgttatTATGTACTTACCAGATAATTTTAAAACCAAGAAAAAGTCGGGAGATCCGATATATTGTTCCACCGCATGGGAGAATATACCCGGATTTATTCTGAAATCGTTTGAAAAGATGTCAATGGAAACGTCGCTcggcatattatatattttctttgctgtaaataaacataaaagttattagacataattaatttgtatCACTTGTTTAAGACAATTTCTTAGttcgaaggaaaaaattggagctcaaaattgcaaaaaagatatttttttttgtaaaacttacATTATTTAAGAACTTCTGAATTATTTTGTGTGGAGACATGAATTTAGTAAGTCGTTATGATTCATTTGGTTATATTTTCCCctttttagttattttaactaacgtacgcaaaaaattaataaagtaaaggaaactttctcacatCATAATAATTTCATCACTTTTTGTTTGAGTGGACACAAATTCGCTTTATTTAGCTAAACGCGAAATTGGTCAACGTAGAATAGAATGTGTACATACAGCTATTTTTACcggttcaattttttgtttcgtttttcacTTATGTTTATTGCATTTGTTACTTACCttcatttataaatatattataattgTCTTCCCCATCGAAGCACAAACAAAGTGCTTCCTTCTTTTCTTCAAATAAGGTTTTAATTATCTTAAAACCTTTCATTTTTAAACGCACAAattgaaaaacacaaaaaacaccACAACCAAACGTTATAAATCAAACTTGATGTACTACCAATTGAAAATCGTTTTAAGCTTTAAGTGTGCCTTACACCAACCAACAAATTGATTTATACGAATAGCCGAAAATAAAACGAGCTTTCATATTAGGTATGTTCCAACATTTTCAGTTAGTTTTATTGGGTATGCCCATTTTTCgcatcaaaatcattatttaaAATGCTAGTTTTTTGTAGTTACAGTTTCTGAgtcaatttcgtcaaatttaccattttgtttttgagtatatatcgctaaaaattttatgtttatagtacCCACCTATAAACACAACATttgtatgttcggttttcgagttgaaacccTCTttattttcacgattacttttcctgaaataatcagaaTTATAAACGAAAAGAGAAATATtcgtgtaaagtcttgccgaaatcaagaggaacaagaaacggcaaatcaattgagttaatctatctgctttatattgaactgttttaatgaagtaaccgcgaaaatgtcaacgcgaaaagcgaacatagtatttACCTTTATAATGAACTGTTTTAgtgaagtaaccgcgaaaatttcaactcgaaaagcaaACATAGTATTGACCTTATCGGGggaaatgtttattttaatgtttattttgtttaatttcaaaGAAACAAAAGCAATTGAGCTGATTCTATTGATTTATCCCTTAAGGTGGGTACAGCCCAGTTTCCGCATGGAAACCCAGATTATTTTCACAGTGACGTTTTGGAAATCAATAGTTTCAAATGACGAAATGTTACGAAATCCATACGTTGAAACTTTTCCATTCATGTTTTGtaagattttatataaatataattatcatgatgtatatttttgcacatttAATTTAGAGGTTTGAAACGAAAACCGAACATTCTAATACCTTTTTTTCACAAACAATGATGTCGCATTTATTTCACGCGAACATGGATCATAACTGTTCTAAACCGCGATCCTAGCACAAAATTagtacagattttttttataaacttaaAACTCCAAAGATGGACTACAATTATATCTTTTTGGTAAGTTTTGTTAAAAGGTCCATATAAGTTCGTTGAAATCAAAACTAATAATAACAATGGTATGTCTTTCAGCATCAATTCCTTTTTTCTTTAACAGAAAGGGGAaataagaatatatactttttgcgtACTAAAAGCTTTTCGAAAGTTGACACACTGTTTGCTTGCAAGTTTGTACTGGAAAATTGTGCGAACAGAGCTAACGTCAGCCATTAAAAGAAGTAAACAATAATGACAGTCATGAACTTCATTCTAGTTATTATttgatgttttgttttgttttgaagtTTTGAGCCATAATATAGCTTGTTTTGTCATTTTTGTGCCCAAATATAAGAATATTGAGAAGTTTACAAAACATAAAATAGAATGCCGTATCCAAATTCATCTCTTCTACCCAAGCATTACAAACAGGAATATTGCCGGACATGTGATCGTGGCAAGAAATTGAGGAAACACCAGcctttcaaaataatatataaatggtACCAATCACTATGTGAGCAGAAGTGATATCTATTGTgcgaaatttgtttaaatataaatGATGTCATAAACGatggtatataaataaaaatgttaagagACAACGACGGGCATTTAATCAAATTCAAATTGTGGAGAACCTTACAATCGATTGGGTAAAATTGCGATCTATacgaaacaaaaaccaaactcTTAACGCGTTCCAATTTGGATTACTCCAGCTCATAAAGAATGTTTGGCCAGTTTGCACCTAGTTAAATATTTCTCAGATAGAAATACTGCATTACAAAAACTTCTCTAAAACTGTGTGACACTCCCTTAGACTCGCCTATAAATTACCATCGGTTTCAGATAAAAGCCaaattattatgtattttaaattaAGGACTGGCAGGAAGCGTTTCGCTAATATTTTATCAGCTTGAGTAAAAAACTGGCCACACGTCTGTATCCCAaaagaaaatcaatttttgtcaatGCACATGTTTCCATGATCCCAAATTAATATATCGAAAACATTTATTCGTAATGCACTTTAATGGCCAAACTATTGTACATTATTTCTTTGAAACTAATACGACACAAATATGATTTTTCGTGCAATTTTGTTTTAACAACCGATAGCATCGATATCAAGAAGATGACTGACGTAATTTCGAAATTGAATTATGTAttcatagaattaaaaaaactctTTTTGTCGTAAAAAATCAGCAGATTTGCATGCTTACgacga
This is a stretch of genomic DNA from Haematobia irritans isolate KBUSLIRL chromosome 4, ASM5000362v1, whole genome shotgun sequence. It encodes these proteins:
- the LOC142236063 gene encoding uncharacterized protein LOC142236063 isoform X3; its protein translation is MPSDVSIDIFSNDFRINPGIFSHAVEQYIGSPDFFLVLKLSAPNFLIDVASEPLVLDDCELDVVSNEEIYLSSCSPSSGCHQNQHPLCSSHSDAIRSVSIGGAEFSNFTESNTFFAGVENVPLLPTVQEIKKIRNIQLLMQLKVLENKERTQIAKTIVGYILHNNSSRLLHREDFLQLSQFIVEIFPSEIKESYYVPFQKGHLAKGKLYDAYNNMRTKLSAAGIIKRRIHTRTPKEKPVTSTKSDGIDVDDLRILQIQNSQWAKVLEIWKKSHLVRQNELKNTNMSTYDYMEKYKVLCNERSYDLIEIDFKRLYPQSKGVNDWRIYYPKIISKATKVREHSIQKILTIINKTLDEETKYALALMVVPYLLPTARHNSKLEVQESFIIYSENILQADDETRNNHKRRKLETQPLIHFVGDTTNAISLCYVDLAGIRLKFKDPLKAFEVCFQSFMAMNIKYPTECTHVWTFFQKLIFEVDTIWDLTLPSVSTLINELKS
- the LOC142236063 gene encoding uncharacterized protein LOC142236063 isoform X2 is translated as MKGFKIIKTLFEEKKEALCLCFDGEDNYNIFINEAKKIYNMPSDVSIDIFSNDFRINPGIFSHAVEQYIGSPDFFLVLKLSDVASEPLVLDDCELDVVSNEEIYLSSCSPSSGCHQNQHPLCSSHSDAIRSVSIGGAEFSNFTESNTFFAGVENVPLLPTVQEIKKIRNIQLLMQLKVLENKERTQIAKTIVGYILHNNSSRLLHREDFLQLSQFIVEIFPSEIKESYYVPFQKGHLAKGKLYDAYNNMRTKLSAAGIIKRRIHTRTPKEKPVTSTKSDGIDVDDLRILQIQNSQWAKVLEIWKKSHLVRQNELKNTNMSTYDYMEKYKVLCNERSYDLIEIDFKRLYPQSKGVNDWRIYYPKIISKATKVREHSIQKILTIINKTLDEETKYALALMVVPYLLPTARHNSKLEVQESFIIYSENILQADDETRNNHKRRKLETQPLIHFVGDTTNAISLCYVDLAGIRLKFKDPLKAFEVCFQSFMAMNIKYPTECTHVWTFFQKLIFEVDTIWDLTLPSVSTLINELKS
- the LOC142236063 gene encoding uncharacterized protein LOC142236063 isoform X1, whose amino-acid sequence is MKGFKIIKTLFEEKKEALCLCFDGEDNYNIFINEAKKIYNMPSDVSIDIFSNDFRINPGIFSHAVEQYIGSPDFFLVLKLSAPNFLIDVASEPLVLDDCELDVVSNEEIYLSSCSPSSGCHQNQHPLCSSHSDAIRSVSIGGAEFSNFTESNTFFAGVENVPLLPTVQEIKKIRNIQLLMQLKVLENKERTQIAKTIVGYILHNNSSRLLHREDFLQLSQFIVEIFPSEIKESYYVPFQKGHLAKGKLYDAYNNMRTKLSAAGIIKRRIHTRTPKEKPVTSTKSDGIDVDDLRILQIQNSQWAKVLEIWKKSHLVRQNELKNTNMSTYDYMEKYKVLCNERSYDLIEIDFKRLYPQSKGVNDWRIYYPKIISKATKVREHSIQKILTIINKTLDEETKYALALMVVPYLLPTARHNSKLEVQESFIIYSENILQADDETRNNHKRRKLETQPLIHFVGDTTNAISLCYVDLAGIRLKFKDPLKAFEVCFQSFMAMNIKYPTECTHVWTFFQKLIFEVDTIWDLTLPSVSTLINELKS